The sequence below is a genomic window from Alphaproteobacteria bacterium.
ATCCGTTCCTCGCCCTGGCGCTGAATCGTCGGTTCACGTGTACCCAATTCGTCGATGCGGCGGCGGATGACCTCGAGGGATTGCTGGATCGCCCTGTTCTTGCGGTCGGCGATCATCGCCTCGGTCAGGATGAGCCGAAATTCGCCGTCTTCGGTCGACTCGATTTCCAGGGCGGCGGCCTGCGTTTGGCCGAGACTGCCGACGATATTGGCGACGAATCCCCCTTCCGCGAGGGCGCCGGCTAGCTCGCGGACGAGTTCCTCGACCTCGGCCATGTCGGCCACATCACGCACCGTGAACGACACCGTCGTGCCCGACGCGCCGAGGCCGGTATAACCCAGCCGGGCCGCGCGCATTTGGGTGCGAATTTCGTCGACGACGGATTCGAGCTCTTCCTCGATTATGACGCCGGTTTCGACCTCGAGCAGCAGGTGCGAGCCACCCTGTAGGTCGAGGCCAAGACTGATTTGCTTGTGCGGCAGCCAATCCGGCAGGGTTTCGGCAAATTGGCGGCTGAACAGGTTTGGTATCGCAAAGGCGATACCGACCACGCATACGACAATCACCAATACGATTTGCCAGCGCGGGATATTAACCATCGGCGCGATCCGCCGCTAATCTATGAGATACGACCGGCCGCTCAGCTCTTGACCTTTTCGTCGTCGCTAACGTCATCGTCGTCGTCATCCGCGACCCGCTTGGCACCCTTCTTATCGATGATCTGCGTCACCGTGTCCCGGACCACCTTGACCTTGATCTCGGGCGCGATCTCCACCGTCAATTCGCTGTCGCCGGAAATCTTGGTCACGGTGCCAATGATCCCACCGCCCGTGACAATACGGTCACCGCGGCCGACATCGGCGAGCATCGCCTTGTGATCCTTCATTTTTTTCTGCTGGGGACGGATAAGCAGGAAATAAAAAACGACGAAAATGAGTATCAGCGGGAGAAAACTGACCAGCATACCTCCGCCGTCGGCTTCTGCGGCCTGGGCATAAGCGGGAGAAACGAACATGAACGAATATCCTGTCGAGGAAGTGTCAAAAAAACCGCCGCGACTATAGCGCCCCGCGTCCGAGTTGCAAGCGCAGCCGCGCCCGAGACATATGCGGAACCGGTGCCTTGTTTTCAATCGTATTTATTGACCCCCCGGAATACGCGGGATAGGGTCGCCGCCGCCTCAACCAATGATTTCCGCAATATGAGCGATAAGGATCCCAGTCCGGATTGGCCCCGTATCGCCGACGCGCTCGAGCGGCTGGCCCCCGCACCTCCCGACCGCGCCAACCTCGATGCGGCCGACGCGTTCATTTGGCATGCCGAAAGCGAACGACTGGAACCGGTCCTCAAGGTGAACCGGATAGACCTTTCGTTGTTGTGCGGGATTAGCCGCCAGATCGACCTGCTGCTCGACAACACGCGTCGTTTCGCCCATGGGCTACCGGCCAACAATGCCTTGTTGTGGGGCGCCCGCGGGATGGGAAAGAGTTCCCTCGTCAAGGCGATCCACGCGGCGGTCGATGCCGACGAGCCCGGAATTCTCGGTCTAATCGAGATCCACCGTGAGGACGTTACGTCGCTGCCGCGCCTCCTCGCGACGTTGCGCGACTCGGATCGGCGATGGCTGCTTTATTGCGACGACCTGTCCTTCGACGGCGACGACACGTCATACAAATCGCTGAAAGGCGTGCTCGAGGGCGGCATCGAGGGCCGCCCGGACAACGTCATCTTCTACGCCACATCGAACCGGCGCCACCTCATGCCGCGGACAATGATCGAAAACGAGCGATCGACGGCGATCAACCCATCCGAGGCGGTCGAGGAAAAGGTCTCTCTCTCCGACCGGTTCGGGTTATGGCTCGGTTTTCACAGCTGCGACCAGCAAACGTTCTTGGCCATGGTAACCGGCTATGCCAATCACTATGGCTTGGATATCGACGCCGAGAAATTGGCTGCCGAGGCCAACGAATGGTCGGTCACGCGTGGCGCCAGGTCGGGCCGGGTCGCCTGGCAATTCATTCAGGATTTGGCGGGCCGCCTCGGCAAACGGCTGGACTAATCGATACCGGCGTCAGCCCAAATGGCCGATCGGGTCGATCGCTTTTGCCGAGCGGCGAATCTCGAAATGGAGTTGCGGCGATGTGACGTCGCCGGTGCTGCCGACGCGGGCGATGGCTTCGCCGCGGGCCACCTGGTCGCCGCGCCGCACCAAAAGCACGTCGTTGTGGCCGTAGGCCGTCGACCAGCCATCGGCGTGCTTGATGATTAACAACTGGCCATAACCCTCGATCTCGGTGCCGGCATAGATGACGATCCCGCTTTGGGCGGCCACGACCGGTGTCCCGCGGGGCGCCGCGATGTTGATCCCATCATTGTGCTGACCGCCGGAATTGGGGCCGAAGGTCGACACAACGTCGCCCCGCACCGGCCACAAGAAGCCGCCTTGGGCGAGCGGCGGCGGGTTCGCCGCGCTGGCCGTCTGCTGTTGTCGTTGCGGCGGCGGCGACAGGAGCGCCGCAGGCGGGCTTGGCAGGTCGGTCGAGGCGCCTTGCGGCTTCGACACCGGCGGCGGTGTATCGACCCGCGGCGCGTTCGCGGCATCGTTGGCGGCGGTACCCGACGATCCCGACACCGGGACAGTGGCGATACCGGGCAAATCGTTCCGTGTGACGACCGCCGGCGGGATCGTCGGCACCGACTGGGGCGAACTCGCGACGCCGGTGGTGGCCGATTGCCCGGGACCGCCGGCCAGCGGCGGCGTCTGAGGTTTATCGGGCAGAATCAAGCGTTGCCCCGGATAAATCGTATACGGCGCCGCAATTCCATTTGCCGACGCCAGCATGTCCATTTCCAAGCCGTTTTCGACCGCAATCCGGTAAAGATTGTCACCTCGTTGAACTTCATAGACGTTCGGGCGCGGCAGAATCAGGAATTGGCCGACGCTGAGCGCATAAGGCGGTTGCAGGTCATTGGCCGCAGCCACTTCGCCGAGGCCGAGATCATAGCGCTGGGCAATATTGGACAGGGTGTCGCCGGTCTTGACCACGTGATAACCGGGGTTCGACGGCTGGCCGCCGAGGGTCGCCGGGGCGGTCGTCGGCCGCGCATCGTCCTCGAACAAGCCGCAACCCGACAACAGCACGGTCGCCGCCGTCAAAATGACTACGGCAAGAAAGGGGACACGGATGTAACCCAAACGAGGGTTGGACATGAGCTGTTCTGCCTCATGTTGAACCCCCCGACCAACCCACGCTCAATTATGTTGGCGCTCGGCGTCTCGAATCAAGGGGACAAATCGAACAGGACACAAGGTTGATTCATCGAAACCCGCCTTCGTCCGTCGTATTCGTATCAGCTCTTGGTCGGCGCCCTTACGCCCAAGCGGAATGATCATGATCCCGCCGACGCCGAGCTGATCGATCAGCTCGGCCGGGGGTTCGCTTGCCGCGGCGGTCACGATCATCCGCTCGAAAGGCGCCAGATCGGGCCATCCGCGCGCCCCGTCACCATGCAGAGTGGTGATATTGTATATCCGCAGCTCGGTAAATGTGCGTTCGGCTTCCCGCAAAAGGGACCGGATGCGTTCCACGGAATAGACCCGGCGGCACAACTTCGACAGCACCGCCGCCTGGTAGCCGGACCCGGTGCCGAGCTCGAGCACTTTCATGCGCGGACCCAACTCTAACGCTTGCGACATCAGCGCTACGATGTAGGGCTGGCTGATCGTTTGCCCGTGGGGAAGCGGCAAAGCGGTGTTTTCGTATGCCCGATCGGCGAAGGAGGCCGGCACGAATTTTTCGCGTGGTATTCGTTCGATCGCCGAGAGCACACGCGTGTCCCCGATACCGGACTGGCGAAGCTCCATGATCAAACGGATCTTGCGCGCGTCGAGGCTCAACTGAGGACCTTCTTGAGGTCTCTCAACGTTGCACGATGGGTGAGATCCAGGTGCAGCGGCGTAACCGCGATGGCATTCCGTTCGATCGCGGCTAGGTCGGACCCCTTGCGCGACGCCTCCTCGCGTCGCAACGGCCCGATCCAATAATAAGGACGACCGTGCGGATCGATGCGCTCCTCCAGATGATCGCCCAGTTTGCGGCGGCCCTGAAACCCGACCTCGACGCCCGACACCTTGTCGGCACTGATTGCCGGGAAATTGATGTTGATGAACACGCCCGGCGGCCACCCCGTATCGATCAGTTTATGCAGGAGCTCGGGCGCAAATCGTTCGGCGGTCTTCCACATCGTCGGGCCGCGCCCGTCACGATGCTGACTGAGAGCAATCGCTGGGATTCCTAACAGGGTGGCCTCCATCGCCGCCGCCAAGGTGCCGGAATAGGTGACGTCTTCGCCGAGATTTCCGCCCCTGTTGATCCCCGCCAGAACCAAGTCGGGCGGGTGGTCGAGGAGAATGTGCTTTACCGCGAGGAGGACGCAGTCGGTTGGCGTACCGTCGACCGAATAGCGCTGTTTGGATACGCGGCGGATACGCAGGGGGCGCCGCAGGGTCAGCGAATGCGCCGAGCCGCTCTGTTCCAACGCCGGCGCCACGACCCACACGTCGTCGCTAAGACCTCGCGCTATCCGTTCCAACAGCTTCAGCCCGCTCGAATCGAAGCCATCGTCGTTGGACAGCAGGATTCGCCGGCCCGTCGACGTCATACGGAGACCGCCCCCAAGCGCTCGAGTCCGCCCATATAAGGGCGGAGAACCTCCGGAATGACCACTGACCCATCGGCCTGCTGATAGTTTTCGAGTACGCCAATGAGCGCCCGCCCGACGGCGATCCCCGACCCATTCAACGTGTGAACGAATTGGGTGCCTTTGCCACCCGTCGGGCGGAACCGGGCCTTCATGCGGCGAGCTTGGAAATCGCCACAGTTGGAACAGCTGGAAATCTCACGAAAAGTGCCCTGTCCGGGCAACCACACCTCGAAGTCATGGGTCTTGCGGGCGGCGAATCCCATGTCGCCGGTCGACAGCACGACGACGCGATAATGCAGATCGAGCCGCTTCAGAATTTCCTCGGCGCAGTTGGTCATCCGATCCAACTCCGCATCCGACTCGTCTGGATGAGCGACACTGACCAGCTCGACCTTGTAGAACTGGTGCTGGCGCAACATGCCCCTGGTGTCCTTGCCGGCGGCGCCGGCCTCGGAACGGAAACAGGGAGTATGCGCGGTTACCCGAATCGGCAGATCGGCGGCGTCCAGGATTTCACCCGCCACCAGATTTGTCAGCGGGACCTCGGCGGTCGGGATCAGCCAATGGTCCGTGGTGGTGCGAAACTGGTCGTCGGCGAATTTTGGCAGTTGCCCGGTGCCGAACAGGGCGGTGTCGCGGACCAAAATCGGCACGCTCATTTCCGTATAGCCGAATTCATTGGTGTGAACGTCGAGCATGAACTGGGCCAGCGCGCGCTCGAGGCGGGCGAGCGTTCCGCGCATGACGACGAACCGGGCACCGGCGAGCTTTGCCGCAACGTCGAAATCCATCAGTCCGAGCGCCTCGCCGATCTCGAAATGCTGCTTTGGGGCGAAATCGAACGCCGGTGCTTCGCCGTGCCGTCTAACCTCGATATTGGCGGTTTCGTCACTGCCAACGGGGACGTCGGCGGCGGGCAGGTTGGGCAGGCCCTGAAGGATCTCGTCGCATCTCGCCTGCGCCGCTTGGACCTCGACGTCTTTGGCCTGCATATCGGATTTGAGCGCGGCGACCTCGGCCATGAGTGCCGCCGCATCCTCACCGCGCGCCTTGGCGGCACCGATCTGCTTCGACGCCTCATTGCGACGCGTCTGCATCTCCTGGAGCGCGGTGACGAGTGCGCGATGGTGCGCATCGATCTCGAGCACGACGGCCGATTGCGGCATCAAGCCCCGTTTGACCAGCCCCTCATCGAAGGCTTCGGGGTTCTCGCGTATCCATTTGAGATCGAACATGACAGGTGTCGTGCTGGCGGTTGGTCGGCGGTCGCGGGCGTTATAAGCCTTGCCGCCGATGGCGTCCAGCACACGACGATAACAGCTTTAGGCTTCTTCCTCCGCCTCCCGCTCGGCCCGCTTCTTCTCGACGATGCGCGCCATCAGGATCGATATCTCGTAGAGCACGATGATCGGCAGCGCGAGCCCGACTTGGCTGATGATGTCCGGCGGGGTCAGAATTGCCGCGGCAACGAATGTGCAGACGAGTGCGTACTTACGCTTGGCGGCGAGCCCGTCCGCGCTGACGATGCCAACCCGCGCCATCAGCGTCAAGGCGATCGGCAATTGGAAACTCAGACCGAAGGCGAAGATCAGCCGCATCACCAGCGACAGGTACTCGTTGACCTTGGCTTCGAGTTGGATCGGCAACGAGCCGGGACTTACGTCGGTGGTTTCGAAGCCGAGGAAGAACCGCCAGGCCAGGGGTATCACAAGGTAATAAAGCAAGGCGCCGCCGGCAAAGAAAAGCACCGGTGTGGCGACCAGGAATGGCAGGAAGGCGCGGCGCTCGTGCCGATAGAGGCCGGGCGCGATGAACATCCAAACCTGGCTGGCAATAATCGGAAAGGAAATGAAAATGGCGGCCCAAAAGGCGACCTTGACATAAGTGAAGAAGGCCTCATGGAGCGCGGTGTAAATCAACCGCCGGTTTTCCTGCCCCTCCATTGCATCCGCCAACGGCTGGACCAGGAATCCGTAAATTTCGTCGGCGAAGTAATAGCAGAAGAGAAAGGCGATGAAGATCGCCGCCACCGAGTACATCAGCCGATTGCGCAACTCGATCAAATGATCGAGCAATGGCATCTTCGATTCTTCGATGCCCTCGATTTCGGCCAGCTTTTCGCTCACTGTCCAGAGCCCTTTCTATGAACTCGGAGCCATTCTGACGGAGCGGTTTTGGCCGTCGGGCAGGAGCGAGGAGCGATGACATGCCGGAGCATATCGAGCGACGAGCGACGCTCACGGCGGGCAAAAGCGCTCGTCCCGTAGGGTTTCCATCCGGCGGCCGACCACGGCGTCAGCAAGCTTGCCCGATGCTTCGGCATCGCGCTGCTCGAACTTCCTTGCGGACCGGCGCGCCGGATGCGAAACAGAATTGACTCGGGGTTCATAGAAAGGGCTCTAGGTTCCGGTCTTGACGTCGGCGCTCGCGACTGAGGCCACGTCCTTCGGTTCGGAATCCGGCTGGTCGGCGTTCGCGACTGAGGCCACGTCCTTCGGTTCGGAATCCGGCTGGTCGGCGCTCGCTCCTTCGGACGTATTCGAATCACCGTCGGGGATCTTGATCGGCTGCATCGCCTCCTTGATCGACCCGGTCGGGTCGATCGTGTTCTCGATCTCCTTCTTGATATCGAGCTGGCGCGTGGCATCGAGCTGCTTTTTCATTTCGTCGAGCTCGGTTTCACGGATCATGTCGTCAAGACCGCGTTGAAAGTCGCGGCCGATCGCGCGCACCTTCCCCGCCCACTGGCCGACCGTACGCAATGCGCGCGGCAAGTCTTTGGGACCGATGATGATCACCGCGACCACGATGACCACCAGCATTTCTGTCCAGCCGATATCGAACATGGATCCGCTCCTGGACGATAAAACCGCGAGACGCGACCGGGCGCTAAGTTCAGGCGGTTTCGTCCTTCTTCACAACGACCGGATCCGGGGCCGCCTCGACCTGCTCCGCCTTGACCGCTTCGGGCTTGTCCTCGTCGTCGGTCAGCTCCTCGTTCATGCCCTTTTTGAAATTCTTGACGCCCTTCGCGACATCACCCATCACGCGCGGCAATTTGCCGGCACCAAATATGATGAGGACAATGACCAGAATAAGGACGACCTGCCATACACCGATACTCATTGAAACTCTCCAAGAAACCTTATAACTGCCGTTTGGCGGCGGATAATCGCAAAATAGCCGCCGTGCCGCAACGGTCGTGCCTAGTTAATGTGGCTCTTCCCGCGAAAAAACAAAGGCTTGATCGACATCCAAGTCGATACCGACGATTTCATTCTCCTGGGGCAGAAACTTGCCGGGCACGCGGCTGTGAAGGTGGAGCGATGGCCCGCCTTGCTGGAAAATTTCGAGATGTATCAGGCTGCTACGTCCGATAATACGCGATTCCAGCACTTTGGCAGGATACTCCGGACCGCCGTCAGTGACCCGGCTCATACGAATTGCTTCGGGCCGTATCAAGATATCGACCGCCGTACCTTCGGCCAGTCCATCGCTCGTGATGGTGCCGACCGCCGTGGCTACCCGGCCGTCGGCAACGACGCCCTCGATGCTATTCACCTCGCTGAAGAACTCGGTGACGAAAGCCGAATTTGGATGAAAATATATCTCGATCGGTGTTCCGATCTGGGCCAGCCGACCGTTTTGCATGACGGCGATTAAATCGGCCATGAACATCGCTTCCTCGGGATCGTGGGTCACCATCAATGTCGCCGCCTCGCTATCCTTCAACACATGGAAAGCTTGGTCGCGAACTTGCTCCCTGAGACGCTGGTCCAAGCCCGAAAAAGGCTCGTCCAGCAGCATGACCTTTGGCGATGGCGCCAACGCCCGGGCGAGCGCCACCCGCTGTTGCTGCCCACCGGACAGGGTGTGGGGATAGGCAGCGGAATAATCGAGCATGCCAACCTGGTCGAGCACGTCGTCGACACGCGCCTTGCGTTGTGCGGCGGCAATCTTTCGTAATCCGAAAGCGACATTGTCGGCGACGGAGAGATGCGGAAACAGGGCGTAGTCCTGGAACAGCATTCCGACGCCCCGCTCCTCCGGCGGCAGCAGATGACCGGGTCCCGCCACTTCCCGGCCGCCGATCATGATCCGTCCCGATTGCAGGTCCTCGAGCCCCGCTATGAGCCTAAGCAGAGTCGTCTTGCCGCACCCCGACGGTCCAACCAAACAAACCACTTGCCCAGGCGCCACCGCGAGATGAACGTCATCGGCCGCGACGATGTCGCCGTATCGATGGTCGACGTTTTCGACCACCAAAGCCGGATGGCGCGAATCCAGCTCAGCCATGGTGGTCGCCCGGGCGGGCACGAGCGATCGCCCGGCTCAGGATCACGACCGGCACGATACCGACAAGGACGATGGCCAGCGCGGCGCTCGAAGATTCGGCGAGTTGCTCATCCGAGGCCAGTTCGAAAACCCGGATCGCCAACGTATCGTAGTTGAAGGGGCGGATAATAAGGGTCGCCGGCAGTTCCTTCATGACATCGACGAACACCAGAAGGCCGGCGGTCAACAGGCTGCTCCACATGATCGGCGCATGAACCCGCCACAAGGTACCCACGGTCCCGGCGCCAAGGGTCCTCGCCGCGCCGTCCATGCTTCGCGTCACGCGGCCCAAGCTGGCTTCAACGGTCCCGACCGAAACCGCCAGAAACCGCACCAGATAAGCATAAATCACGGCAAACAGGGTGCCGCTCAGCAGCAAACCCGTCGATATGCCGAAGATCGCCCGCATCCAGGTATCGACCGAGTTGTCGATCGCGGCGAAGGGCAGGAGCACACCGACCGCGACGACCGCGCCTGGAATCGCATACCCCATTCCGACCACGCGGATCGCCAGTTCGGTTACCCGTCCCGGCCGCAGGCGATTGCCATAGGCCATGATTACAGCCAACAGGACCGCACAAGCCGAGGCGATTGTCGCCAGGGTCAACGAGTGAAGGGCAAGCTTGAAGAACCGGGCATCGACGGTCTTGTCAAATGTTTCGATTGTCCACACCGTCAGAGCAGCGCAGGGAATGAGAAACCCGAAGGCGACCGGCGCCAAGCATGCCATGAAAGTCAGGGCGCGGCGGCCGGGGTCCAGTTCGCGTCGCGGCAGCGGCCGGTAAGTCACTGTCGCATGGTGGAAACGCGCGCCCCTTCGGTGCCATCGCTCGAACAGGATCAGCACCAGCATGAAGAGCATGAAGACGGCGGCGAGTTGTGCCGCGGCCGCCGGGGAGCCTAGACCGAACCAAGTACGATAGATCCCGGTGGTAAAGGTGTCGACGGCGAAGTACTGAACCGTGCCGAAATCGTTCAACGCCTCCATTTGGGCGAGGGCAACGCCGGCGACGATCGATGGCCGCGCCAGCGGAATGGCGACCAGGAGGAAGCTACGCAGGCTGCTGCAACCAAGTGTTCGGCTGACTTCCAGAGCGCAGACCGATTGCTCGAGAAAAGCCGATCTGGCGAGCAGATAAACATAGGGGTACAGCACCAGGGTCATCATGACTATGGCACCACCGAGGGACCGTATCTCGGGAAACCAGTAGTCTCGAGCCGAGGTCCAGCCGAACACGTCGCGAAGTCCCGATTGCACCGGTCCCGCGTAATCGAGCAGGCCGGTATAGGTGTAAGCGATCACGTAGGCGGGAACCGCCAAGGGCAGCAACAATGCCCATTCGAACAGACGCCGGCCGGGAAAATCAGCCATGGTCACGAGCCACGCCGTGCCCACGCCGAGGACCAGAACGCCGGCCCCGACCCCGATCATCAGCCACAGCGAATTGATCACATAGGACGCAAGCACCGTCGAAGCGAGGTGCTGCCAGATATCCCCGCTGGGTACCAAAACGAAGGCCGCGACGACGAGCACCGGCACGGCGACCATGAACGCGATCAGCAGGATCAACACCGTCCATGGCCTGAACTCGATGCGGCCCCGCGCGGGCATGAACCGAGCCTGCACCTGGTCGGTCGATTCAGTCACGCCGTCGGTTCTTTTGTTTGGTGCAACATGGCGGGTCCGGTCACCGTAAGAGGTGCTGCATATTATTGCGAATGCGTCGCATATACAAGTTAGTGATTTCGCAGGAAATCAACGGCCTCGGCTAGGACTCTTCTCCCAGCGCTTGATTGAAATCGTCCTCAAACTCGTCGACTTCCCCGATGTCGTCGGCACCGCTCGGATGCTCGTCCGGATCGGGTCCGGTGGAAACACCGGCGACGGTCTCGATGGCCGGCCGCGAATCCAACAAACCGGCGCCCTTGAGTTCCTCGATCCCGGGCAGATCGTCGAGCCCTTCGAGGCCGAAATGATCGAGGAATCCGGTGGTCGTGACCCAGGTTACCGGGCGACCCGGTGTGCGCCGCCGCCGGCCCGGTCTTACCCAGCCGCTCTCGAGGAGTGTGTCCAGGGTGCCCCGGCTAATCTGCACGCCCCGAATCTCCTCGATTTCGGCGCGCGTAACCGGCTGGTGGTAAGCGATGATTGCCAAGATCTCCACGGCCGCCCGCGACAGCTTGCGGCTAACGACAGTTTCCGTGCGCAGAAGTGGTGCGAGATCCGGCGCCGTCCGAATCGCCCATCGGCCATCGCGCCGCAGCACGTTGACCCCGCGATTGGCATAGAGCGATTCGAGCTCCCTCATCAGCGCATCGACGTCCGTCCCCTCGGGCAGGCGCGACGCGATCGTCCGTGCATCGACCGGTTCCGCAGCGGCAAAGAGTATCGCCTCGATCAGGCGCAGGTGTTCGTGATCTTCACTCATGTCGATGTCCGTTTCGCCCGCACGAAGATTGGGCCGAAGAGTTTGTCCTGACGTAACTGCACGTGGCCTGATTTTGCCAATTCGAGACTGGCCCCGAACGTCGCGGCGACCGCCGACCTTCGAGTCAGAGGGTCGGCCAGGCCCTTCGGCAGATAGCTCGAAAGCGTCGCCCAATCCGGCATGGAGTCAAGCTTTTCGGTCAATCGAACGAGCGCTTCCTCGATTGAAAACAGTATGACCGGATCGGAAATGCTGTAGGTCCCACCGGTGGTCCGGCGCTGCTGCAAACTGTAGGATTTCAGGAGCTCGAACAGGCTCGCGTCGTAGACCGAACTGCGCAGCACGGGAAACGATTCGGGCTCGCCGCGCGGGAATACGTCGCGGCCCAGGTGCGGGCGCTCGAACAAGGCGGCGCCGGCGTTACGCATGGATTCCAGGCGGCGCAGTTGGAACGCCAAGGCAGCCGCCATCTCGGCGCCGGTCGGCTGTTCGCCGTCGTCGTCCGGCGGCGGCAGCAGCAGCCGGGATTTCAGATAGGCGAGCCAGGCCGCCATGACCAGATAATCGGCGGCCACCTCGAGGCGAAGATCCCGGGCGGCAGCGATGAAGGCGAGGTATTGCTCAGCCAACCGAAGTATCGAGATCTTGGTGAG
It includes:
- the yajC gene encoding preprotein translocase subunit YajC, with protein sequence MFVSPAYAQAAEADGGGMLVSFLPLILIFVVFYFLLIRPQQKKMKDHKAMLADVGRGDRIVTGGGIIGTVTKISGDSELTVEIAPEIKVKVVRDTVTQIIDKKGAKRVADDDDDDVSDDEKVKS
- a CDS encoding ATP-binding protein, translated to MSDKDPSPDWPRIADALERLAPAPPDRANLDAADAFIWHAESERLEPVLKVNRIDLSLLCGISRQIDLLLDNTRRFAHGLPANNALLWGARGMGKSSLVKAIHAAVDADEPGILGLIEIHREDVTSLPRLLATLRDSDRRWLLYCDDLSFDGDDTSYKSLKGVLEGGIEGRPDNVIFYATSNRRHLMPRTMIENERSTAINPSEAVEEKVSLSDRFGLWLGFHSCDQQTFLAMVTGYANHYGLDIDAEKLAAEANEWSVTRGARSGRVAWQFIQDLAGRLGKRLD
- a CDS encoding peptidoglycan DD-metalloendopeptidase family protein, which translates into the protein MSNPRLGYIRVPFLAVVILTAATVLLSGCGLFEDDARPTTAPATLGGQPSNPGYHVVKTGDTLSNIAQRYDLGLGEVAAANDLQPPYALSVGQFLILPRPNVYEVQRGDNLYRIAVENGLEMDMLASANGIAAPYTIYPGQRLILPDKPQTPPLAGGPGQSATTGVASSPQSVPTIPPAVVTRNDLPGIATVPVSGSSGTAANDAANAPRVDTPPPVSKPQGASTDLPSPPAALLSPPPQRQQQTASAANPPPLAQGGFLWPVRGDVVSTFGPNSGGQHNDGINIAAPRGTPVVAAQSGIVIYAGTEIEGYGQLLIIKHADGWSTAYGHNDVLLVRRGDQVARGEAIARVGSTGDVTSPQLHFEIRRSAKAIDPIGHLG
- a CDS encoding protein-L-isoaspartate(D-aspartate) O-methyltransferase, whose amino-acid sequence is MSLDARKIRLIMELRQSGIGDTRVLSAIERIPREKFVPASFADRAYENTALPLPHGQTISQPYIVALMSQALELGPRMKVLELGTGSGYQAAVLSKLCRRVYSVERIRSLLREAERTFTELRIYNITTLHGDGARGWPDLAPFERMIVTAAASEPPAELIDQLGVGGIMIIPLGRKGADQELIRIRRTKAGFDESTLCPVRFVPLIRDAERQHN
- the surE gene encoding 5'/3'-nucleotidase SurE yields the protein MTSTGRRILLSNDDGFDSSGLKLLERIARGLSDDVWVVAPALEQSGSAHSLTLRRPLRIRRVSKQRYSVDGTPTDCVLLAVKHILLDHPPDLVLAGINRGGNLGEDVTYSGTLAAAMEATLLGIPAIALSQHRDGRGPTMWKTAERFAPELLHKLIDTGWPPGVFININFPAISADKVSGVEVGFQGRRKLGDHLEERIDPHGRPYYWIGPLRREEASRKGSDLAAIERNAIAVTPLHLDLTHRATLRDLKKVLS
- the serS gene encoding serine--tRNA ligase; the protein is MFDLKWIRENPEAFDEGLVKRGLMPQSAVVLEIDAHHRALVTALQEMQTRRNEASKQIGAAKARGEDAAALMAEVAALKSDMQAKDVEVQAAQARCDEILQGLPNLPAADVPVGSDETANIEVRRHGEAPAFDFAPKQHFEIGEALGLMDFDVAAKLAGARFVVMRGTLARLERALAQFMLDVHTNEFGYTEMSVPILVRDTALFGTGQLPKFADDQFRTTTDHWLIPTAEVPLTNLVAGEILDAADLPIRVTAHTPCFRSEAGAAGKDTRGMLRQHQFYKVELVSVAHPDESDAELDRMTNCAEEILKRLDLHYRVVVLSTGDMGFAARKTHDFEVWLPGQGTFREISSCSNCGDFQARRMKARFRPTGGKGTQFVHTLNGSGIAVGRALIGVLENYQQADGSVVIPEVLRPYMGGLERLGAVSV
- the tatC gene encoding twin-arginine translocase subunit TatC, producing MPLLDHLIELRNRLMYSVAAIFIAFLFCYYFADEIYGFLVQPLADAMEGQENRRLIYTALHEAFFTYVKVAFWAAIFISFPIIASQVWMFIAPGLYRHERRAFLPFLVATPVLFFAGGALLYYLVIPLAWRFFLGFETTDVSPGSLPIQLEAKVNEYLSLVMRLIFAFGLSFQLPIALTLMARVGIVSADGLAAKRKYALVCTFVAAAILTPPDIISQVGLALPIIVLYEISILMARIVEKKRAEREAEEEA
- the tatB gene encoding twin-arginine translocase subunit TatB; its protein translation is MFDIGWTEMLVVIVVAVIIIGPKDLPRALRTVGQWAGKVRAIGRDFQRGLDDMIRETELDEMKKQLDATRQLDIKKEIENTIDPTGSIKEAMQPIKIPDGDSNTSEGASADQPDSEPKDVASVANADQPDSEPKDVASVASADVKTGT
- the tatA gene encoding twin-arginine translocase TatA/TatE family subunit, with the protein product MSIGVWQVVLILVIVLIIFGAGKLPRVMGDVAKGVKNFKKGMNEELTDDEDKPEAVKAEQVEAAPDPVVVKKDETA
- a CDS encoding ABC transporter ATP-binding protein, producing the protein MAELDSRHPALVVENVDHRYGDIVAADDVHLAVAPGQVVCLVGPSGCGKTTLLRLIAGLEDLQSGRIMIGGREVAGPGHLLPPEERGVGMLFQDYALFPHLSVADNVAFGLRKIAAAQRKARVDDVLDQVGMLDYSAAYPHTLSGGQQQRVALARALAPSPKVMLLDEPFSGLDQRLREQVRDQAFHVLKDSEAATLMVTHDPEEAMFMADLIAVMQNGRLAQIGTPIEIYFHPNSAFVTEFFSEVNSIEGVVADGRVATAVGTITSDGLAEGTAVDILIRPEAIRMSRVTDGGPEYPAKVLESRIIGRSSLIHLEIFQQGGPSLHLHSRVPGKFLPQENEIVGIDLDVDQAFVFSREEPH
- a CDS encoding iron ABC transporter permease, translating into MPARGRIEFRPWTVLILLIAFMVAVPVLVVAAFVLVPSGDIWQHLASTVLASYVINSLWLMIGVGAGVLVLGVGTAWLVTMADFPGRRLFEWALLLPLAVPAYVIAYTYTGLLDYAGPVQSGLRDVFGWTSARDYWFPEIRSLGGAIVMMTLVLYPYVYLLARSAFLEQSVCALEVSRTLGCSSLRSFLLVAIPLARPSIVAGVALAQMEALNDFGTVQYFAVDTFTTGIYRTWFGLGSPAAAAQLAAVFMLFMLVLILFERWHRRGARFHHATVTYRPLPRRELDPGRRALTFMACLAPVAFGFLIPCAALTVWTIETFDKTVDARFFKLALHSLTLATIASACAVLLAVIMAYGNRLRPGRVTELAIRVVGMGYAIPGAVVAVGVLLPFAAIDNSVDTWMRAIFGISTGLLLSGTLFAVIYAYLVRFLAVSVGTVEASLGRVTRSMDGAARTLGAGTVGTLWRVHAPIMWSSLLTAGLLVFVDVMKELPATLIIRPFNYDTLAIRVFELASDEQLAESSSAALAIVLVGIVPVVILSRAIARARPGDHHG